A section of the Bacillus pumilus genome encodes:
- a CDS encoding COX15/CtaA family protein translates to MKFALRLLSVITTFVMLIVLIGGALVTKTGSGLGCGRQWPLCHGRFFPEMNPASIIEWSHRMSTGVSTILVLALAVLCWKKISPVFRETKFLVIMSIIFLLLQALLGALAVVFGSNALVMALHFGISLISFASVLLLALLVFEATRSETKLVKPLHIGKKMQFHIYGLITYTYIVVYTGAYVRHTKSSLACSVFPFCSKDGALPAYFNQWVQMSHRAAALLLFVWIFVAMFHAMKHYKEQKQLYYGWIISAILITLQAISGVMSVYSQLALGYALAHSFFISCLFGVLCYFCLLIARFKYENKEPFK, encoded by the coding sequence ATGAAATTTGCTTTAAGGTTATTGAGCGTGATCACAACGTTTGTGATGCTGATCGTTTTGATTGGTGGTGCGCTTGTGACAAAAACCGGCTCGGGTCTTGGTTGCGGCAGACAGTGGCCCCTTTGCCACGGTCGTTTCTTCCCTGAAATGAACCCTGCTTCCATCATTGAATGGAGTCACCGCATGTCAACAGGGGTTTCAACCATTCTTGTCTTGGCACTGGCGGTCTTATGCTGGAAAAAGATTAGTCCAGTATTCCGTGAAACCAAATTTTTGGTCATCATGTCGATTATATTCTTACTGCTACAAGCACTGTTAGGGGCTCTTGCCGTCGTGTTTGGTTCCAACGCACTTGTCATGGCACTGCACTTTGGTATTTCACTCATTTCTTTTGCTTCAGTGCTATTGCTTGCGCTTCTTGTATTCGAGGCAACGCGATCTGAAACAAAGCTAGTGAAGCCGCTTCATATCGGCAAAAAAATGCAGTTTCATATTTATGGTTTGATCACTTATACGTATATCGTGGTGTACACGGGTGCTTATGTAAGGCATACAAAATCAAGCCTTGCTTGCTCTGTTTTCCCGTTTTGTTCAAAAGACGGTGCACTTCCAGCGTACTTCAATCAGTGGGTGCAAATGTCTCACAGAGCAGCAGCACTTCTTTTATTCGTCTGGATATTTGTTGCGATGTTCCATGCCATGAAACATTATAAAGAACAAAAGCAGCTGTATTATGGATGGATCATTTCAGCCATTCTCATTACACTTCAAGCGATCTCAGGTGTGATGTCTGTGTATTCCCAGCTCGCACTAGGCTATGCGCTGGCTCATTCATTCTTTATTTCCTGTTTG
- the cyoE gene encoding heme o synthase, with the protein MANSKTAAEAAIHGQIEETTAWKDFLALIKMGIVNSNFITTFTGMWLAFYFTGMSFLGNLDIVLLTMIGSSLIIAGSCAINNAFDRDIDILMERTKTRPTVTGKIQPGQAYAFGILLVVLGLIMLLMTTVTSAVIGFIGVFTYAVLYTMWSKRHYTINTVIGSVSGAVPPLIGWTAVTGTIDTTAWVLFMIMFIWQIPHFLSLAIKKTEDYRKAGIPMLPVVYGFEVTKRQIIIWTACLLPLPFFLGGLGWPIVALGTLLNIGWLVIGLMGFKMKDVMKWSTLMFVYSLNYLTIFFVAMIIITLF; encoded by the coding sequence TTGGCAAATTCCAAAACAGCCGCGGAAGCAGCTATTCATGGACAAATAGAAGAAACAACAGCTTGGAAAGATTTTCTTGCTCTGATTAAAATGGGCATCGTCAATTCCAACTTCATTACGACATTTACTGGAATGTGGCTTGCGTTTTATTTTACAGGGATGAGTTTCCTAGGAAATCTAGATATTGTGCTGTTAACAATGATTGGTTCTTCTCTTATTATTGCCGGTTCATGCGCCATTAATAATGCGTTTGACCGTGATATTGATATATTAATGGAAAGAACAAAAACAAGACCGACGGTTACAGGTAAGATTCAGCCGGGGCAAGCGTATGCATTTGGTATTTTGCTTGTTGTACTTGGACTCATCATGCTTCTGATGACAACCGTAACATCAGCAGTGATTGGATTTATTGGCGTCTTTACTTATGCGGTTCTTTACACCATGTGGTCTAAACGTCATTACACCATCAATACCGTTATTGGAAGTGTATCTGGTGCAGTGCCGCCATTAATCGGCTGGACAGCTGTCACAGGTACAATCGACACAACGGCTTGGGTTTTGTTTATGATTATGTTCATTTGGCAAATCCCGCACTTCCTGTCACTTGCGATTAAGAAAACGGAAGATTACCGTAAGGCAGGTATTCCAATGCTGCCAGTCGTTTATGGCTTTGAAGTCACGAAACGCCAAATCATCATTTGGACAGCATGTCTTCTCCCACTTCCATTTTTCTTAGGTGGATTAGGATGGCCGATTGTCGCACTTGGCACATTGCTGAATATTGGATGGCTTGTCATTGGCCTTATGGGCTTTAAAATGAAAGACGTCATGAAGTGGTCAACGCTTATGTTCGTTTATTCATTAAATTACTTAACCATCTTTTTCGTTGCGATGATTATCATTACACTATTCTAG